Proteins from a genomic interval of Xiphophorus maculatus strain JP 163 A chromosome 7, X_maculatus-5.0-male, whole genome shotgun sequence:
- the LOC111609250 gene encoding thymosin beta-12-like gives MSDKPDITEVTTFDKTKLKKTETQEKNTLPTKETIDQEKSESS, from the exons ATGTCTGACAAACCCGACATCACTGAGGTTACAACCTTTGACAAAACCAAGCTGAAGAAGACCGAGACGCAAGAAAAGAACACACTGCCAACTAAAGAGA CCATTGATCAGGAGAAGTCGGAGTCATCATGA